The Henckelia pumila isolate YLH828 chromosome 2, ASM3356847v2, whole genome shotgun sequence genome includes a window with the following:
- the LOC140884360 gene encoding uncharacterized protein, translating into MGAADTAEQPPPSDTTSVAIDALLEAARYDEIDDLMSIASQGVSLNSKDSEGRTALHMASANGHINIVDYLIHNGVDINACNVEKNTPLHWACLNGHIEVVKHLILAGADISFLNNHERTPMDEAVGRGKMDVMDAMNEAAAQVELTGTRVS; encoded by the exons ATGGGAGCAGCGGACACAGCCGAGCAGCCGCCGCCGTCAGATACGACCTCCGTCGCCATCGACGCCTTGCTCGAG GCTGCTAGGTACGATGAAATTGATGATCTCATGAGCATAGCATCCCAGGGCGTTTCTTTAAATTCTAAGGATTCAGAGGGCCGCACAG CATTGCACATGGCTTCAGCAAATGGGCATATCAACATTGTAGACTATCTTATTCACAATGGAGTG GATATTAATGCTTGCAACGTGGAGAAGAACACCCCTCTTCATTGGGCTTGTCTCAATGGCCACATTGAG GTTGTCAAACATTTGATTCTAGCAGGAGCCGATATCTCATTTCTGAACAA CCACGAGAGAACTCCCATGGATGAGGCAGTTGGTAGGGGAAAGATGGATGTTATGGATGCCATGAATGAAGCGGCGGCCCAGGTTGAACTTACAGGAACCAGAGTTTCGTAA
- the LOC140879461 gene encoding homeobox-leucine zipper protein HDG1-like, which yields MNFGDFLESNSCGGGGARIVTDIQFSNNFNSITNPSCGNINNKSMPAGAIAPPRLVPQSLATKPMFNSPGLSLALQTSMEGQGELARTGENYGSSTVGGRRSRDEEHESRSGSENMDGTASGDDVDTADNPPRKKRYHRHTPQQIQELETLFKDCPHPDEKQRLELSRRLCLETRQVKFWFQNRRTQMKTQMERHENSLLRQDNDKLRAENMSMRDAMRNPMCTNCGGPAIIGEISLGEQHLRIENARLKDELDRVCTLAGKFLGRPISSFAASMNPPLPNSSLELGVGNGFGGLTAISSTLPLVTSDFGVGILNHLSSVPPKGPINITPIDRSLERSMYLELALSAMDELVKMAQTDEPLWIRSLEGGREILNLEEYFRTFTPCIGMKPNGFITEASRETGMAIINSLALVETLMDSNKWTEMFPSIISRTSTTDVVSSGMGGSRNGALQLMHAELQVLSPLVPVREVNFLRFCKQHSEGVWAVVDVSIDAVRETSCGGPSFSSCRRLPSGCVVQDMPNGYSKVTWVEHSEYDESVVHQLYRQLIIAGMGFGAQRWVATLQRQCECLAILMSSSVPNPDQTAITPGGRRSMLKLAQRMTNNFCAGVCASTLHKWNKLNTGNMDEDIRVMTRKSVDDPGEPPGIVVSAATSVWLPVTPQRLFDFLRDEHLRSEWDILSNGGPMQEMAHIAKGQDHGNCVSLLRASAMNPNQSSMLILQETCIDSSGSLVVYAPVDIPAMQVVMNGGDSAYVALLPSGFAIVPDGPASNGGQAAQRVSGSLLTVAFQILVNSLPTAKLTVESVETVNNLISCTVQKIKAALHCES from the exons ATGAATTTTGGGGATTTTCTTGAAAGCAATTCTTGTGGTGGTGGCGGTGCAAGAATTGTTACTGATATACAATTTAGCAATAATTTTAACTCAATAACCAATCCAAGCTGTGGGAATATTAATAACAAAAGCATGCCCGCCGGTGCAATTGCTCCGCCACGCCTTGTGCCTCAGTCACTCGCCACCAAACCCATGTTCAACTCCCCCGGCCTTTCTCTTGCCCTT CAAACGAGTATGGAGGGCCAAGGAGAGTTAGCGAGAACCGGGGAGAATTATGGCTCTAGTACTGTTGGAGGAAGAAGAAGCAGAGATGAGGAGCATGAAAGCAGATCTGGGAGTGAAAATATGGATGGGACTGCGTCTGGAGATGATGTTGATACTGCCGACAACCCGCCGAGGAAGAAAAGATACCACCGACACACTCCTCAGCAAATCCAAGAGCTCGAAAC TCTCTTCAAGGATTGTCCTCATCCTGATGAAAAGCAAAGATTGGAGCTTAGCAGGAGGCTTTGCTTGGAGACTAGACAGGTCAAGTTTTGGTTTCAGAATCGAAGAACTCAAATGAAG ACTCAAATGGAACGCCATGAAAATTCCTTACTTAGGCAAGATAACGACAAGCTTCGAGCCGAAAACATGTCCATGAGGGATGCAATGAGGAACCCCATGTGCACAAACTGTGGTGGGCCTGCAATAATTGGTGAAATATCCCTTGGAGAACAACATCTCCGGATCGAAAATGCGAGGCTAAAAGATGAACTTGACCGTGTCTGCACTCTGGCGGGAAAGTTTTTAGGCCGACCCATTTCATCTTTTGCCGCATCCATGAATCCTCCATTGCCTAATTCAAGCTTGGAACTTGGAGTTGGAAATGGATTCGGAGGTCTAACAGCGATTAGTTCGACTCTACCACTAGTCACTTCTGATTTTGGAGTTGGAATTTTGAATCATTTGTCTTCAGTGCCTCCAAAGGGACCAATAAACATTACTCCAATTGACAGATCATTGGAGAGATCTATGTATTTGGAGCTTGCTCTGAGTGCGATGGATGAATTGGTTAAAATGGCACAAACTGATGAACCCCTTTGGATTAGAAGCTTGGAAGGTGGGAGAGAGATATTGAATCTTGAGGAGTATTTCAGGACATTTACTCCTTGCATTGGCATGAAACCGAACGGCTTCATTACCGAAGCATCAAGGGAGACTGGCATGGCGATCATCAATAGTTTGGCCCTTGTTGAGACATTAATGGATTCG AACAAGTGGACAGAGATGTTTCCCAGTATAATTTCAAGAACATCAACTACAGATGTGGTATCTAGCGGCATGGGAGGATCAAGGAATGGTGCACTTCAGCTG ATGCATGCTGAACTCCAAGTTCTGTCCCCATTGGTTCCGGTCCGAGAGGTGAACTTTCTCCGGTTCTGCAAGCAACATTCCGAGGGTGTGTGGGCTGTTGTCGACGTGTCCATCGATGCCGTACGGGAAACTTCCTGCGGTGGTCCATCATTTTCAAGTTGCAGGCGACTCCCATCTGGCTGTGTGGTTCAAGATATGCCTAATGGATATTCTAAG GTTACATGGGTAGAGCATTCTGAATACGACGAGAGCGTAGTGCACCAGCTCTACCGGCAACTGATCATTGCTGGAATGGGCTTTGGCGCCCAACGGTGGGTCGCCACCCTCCAACGACAGTGTGAATGTCTTGCCATCCTCATGTCATCCTCTGTCCCTAATCCTGACCAAACAG CAATAACTCCGGGTGGCCGAAGGAGCATGCTGAAGCTAGCCCAACGCATGACCAACAACTTCTGTGCTGGTGTGTGCGCCTCGACGCTTCACAAATGGAACAAGCTCAACACGGGCAACATGGACGAAGACATCAGGGTCATGACACGGAAGAGCGTGGACGACCCAGGCGAGCCACCGGGGATTGTGGTTAGCGCTGCCACATCCGTGTGGCTGCCCGTGACACCTCAGAGGCTGTTCGATTTCCTTCGAGACGAACATTTGAGGAGTGAGTGGGACATACTCTCCAATGGAGGTCCTATGCAGGAAATGGCTCACATTGCTAAGGGACAAGATCACGGTAACTGTGTTTCACTCCTTCGCGCAAGT GCCATGAACCCTAACCAGAGCAGCATGCTAATACTCCAGGAGACATGCATAGACTCGTCCGGATCGCTCGTGGTGTACGCCCCGGTGGACATACCCGCCATGCAAGTGGTTATGAACGGTGGCGATTCCGCCTATGTGGCGCTGCTTCCTTCAGGGTTTGCCATTGTCCCGGATGGGCCGGCTAGCAATGGGGGGCAGGCAGCCCAGAGGGTCAGCGGTTCGCTCTTGACCGTGGCGTTTCAAATCCTGGTGAACAGTCTCCCTACCGCCAAGCTCACGGTGGAGTCGGTGGAGACGGTGAATAACCTGATATCGTGCACGGTGCAGAAAATCAAGGCGGCCCTCCATTGCGAGAGTTGA